In the genome of Amyelois transitella isolate CPQ chromosome 25, ilAmyTran1.1, whole genome shotgun sequence, one region contains:
- the LOC132903385 gene encoding uncharacterized protein LOC132903385 — MANRPTQYQMAALVEFLEKNTGIARGLLPTQQAKQETRKKWQEFAESTNALGGIIKDGQAWAKYWTEIKSSLKKVCQQRAQSMRRTGGGIDVVPELSLLEQRLVAVMGGDSFATGTRGIAVDPSPQSNSSPSILPSTSDAVLPMIDLPTSRLSMVELPSTSAAVVPEALDR, encoded by the exons ATGGCAAACAGACCCACACAATACCAAATGGCAGCGTTAGTGGAGTTCCTGGAGAAAAATACAGGAATTGCTCGAGGCCTTCTGCCAACGCAGCAGGCCAAACAGGAAACTCGAAAAAAGTGGCAGGAGTTCGCTGAGTCCACTAACGCCTTGGGTGGGATTATCAAAGATGGGCAGGCTTGGGCTAAG TATTGGactgaaataaaatcatcCCTTAAAAAAGTCTGCCAACAAAGGGCTCAGTCCATGAGGCGCACCGGAGGTGGCATAGATGTGGTGCCAGAGCTGTCGTTGCTGGAACAGCGCCTAGTGGCAGTCATGGGTGGGGACTCATTTGCCACGGGCACAAGGGGAATAGCAGTAGACCCCTCTCCCCAAAgtaat TCTAGCCCCTCCATCTTGCCATCCACGTCTGATGCAGTTTTACCCATGATAGACCTGCCAACATCTAGATTATCTATGGTAGAGCTGCCTTCCACCTCTGCCGCTGTTGTACCCGAAGCATTGGACAGATAA
- the LOC106138049 gene encoding protein lethal(2)essential for life, producing the protein MSLLPFIMGYEHPHRLIDQDFGLALTPEDLLTAAVAPMFSRDYYRPWRQLAAAARDVGSTIKSDKDKFQVNLDVQHFAPEEISVKTADGFVVIEGKHEEKKDEHGYISRQFSRRYALPEGCNPETVESRLSSDGVLTIVAPRVAPALKNERAVPIAQTGPVRKEIKDQTSQANGNQK; encoded by the coding sequence ATGTCTCTGCTACCTTTCATCATGGGCTACGAGCACCCTCACCGCCTCATCGATCAGGATTTCGGCCTGGCGCTGACTCCCGAAGATCTGCTGACGGCCGCCGTGGCACCCATGTTCTCCCGGGACTACTACCGACCCTGGCGTCAACTAGCCGCGGCCGCGCGAGATGTCGGATCCACCATCAAATCCGACAAGGACAAATTCCAAGTAAACTTAGATGTCCAGCATTTTGCGCCCGAAGAAATCTCAGTGAAGACCGCGGACGGGTTTGTGGTGATTGAGGGCAAGCATGAAGAAAAGAAGGACGAGCACGGGTACATTTCGAGGCAGTTCTCTCGGCGCTACGCGCTGCCTGAGGGTTGCAACCCTGAGACGGTGGAATCACGGTTATCTTCGGACGGAGTTTTGACTATCGTCGCGCCGCGGGTGGCTCCGGCTTTGAAGAACGAGAGGGCTGTTCCTATCGCACAGACCGGTCCAGTGAGGAAGGAGATCAAGGATCAGACTTCCCAGGCTAACGGTAACCAGAAGTAA
- the LOC106138036 gene encoding protein lethal(2)essential for life, which produces MKSVSLSYVFAALFFLGIGDRSAFAEEKCAEKPGSKLLDQTFGMPLTPNDIITSMMSPFLSPFAVHDYFRPWRQLASLSKDLGSTIKTDKDKFQINLDVQHFSPDEISVKTSDGYVVIEAKHEEKQDEHGFVSRQFVRKYALPEGAESENVVSELSSDGILTVTAPRKEVDGKGERVVPITKTGPVRQEPKKDKEEQGSCQAPGQTCN; this is translated from the coding sequence ATGAAGTCTGTCAGTTTATCTTACGTTTTCGCTGCCCTTTTTTTCCTGGGCATCGGAGACCGATCCGCATTCGCTGAAGAAAAATGTGCTGAAAAACCTGGGAGCAAGTTGCTGGACCAAACCTTCGGGATGCCGCTGACTCCGAACGACATCATCACATCCATGATGTCACCGTTCCTGTCGCCGTTTGCAGTGCACGATTACTTCCGACCCTGGAGACAATTGGCATCGCTGTCAAAAGATCTCGGATCCACAATTAAGACTGACAAAGATAAGTTTCAAATCAATTTGGATGTACAACACTTTTCGCCTGATGAGATCTCAGTGAAGACATCTGATGGTTACGTGGTGATCGAAGCGAAGCATGAAGAGAAACAGGACGAACACGGCTTCGTGTCCAGACAGTTTGTGAGGAAGTACGCTTTGCCAGAAGGGGCAGAGTCGGAGAATGTTGTTTCTGAGTTATCCAGCGATGGTATTCTGACGGTCACGGCGCCAAGGAAAGAGGTTGATGGCAAAGGAGAGAGAGTGGTTCCCATCACGAAGACTGGTCCGGTGCGGCAGGAACCGAAGAAGGACAAGGAAGAACAGGGATCTTGTCAGGCGCCAGGACAAACTTGTAACTGA